The genomic window TGGCACAGTGAGGTTGGACACCACTCTATTTGTTGATTATATTGCTGCAGTACAGACATCACTAGTATTATTTAAAATTGAGGTTATTATTTGCCACTGGAGTCATACATTTTGATTTATCTTGGATTAACATCCTATTCTTCTTTTAGATCTCTAGTATCACCTAAATTACATAAGTTATCATTTCAATGTACTCCATTTGACTTTAATTGTTGTGGATTGAAATGACATAACATTAATTATTGAGAAACTAAAACTAAACAGTGACTGGGAAAAAGAGAATGATGTTTGTACTTTCTAGCAAATAGATAACACTTCCAAAATatctgaaaaaaaatagtttaactTGTATTGCATTGATGAAACACTGATATTTTCCTCCATTTCTGAGGATGTTATTTTCAGCATAAAGTTCtgttatattttctttagtttgcATTATTTGTTCATTGAATTTGCAGGGGACCAGATGGTAGGTGGATGCTGAAGACTGAAGATGGTGATGAGCTTCATCTTGATCTAGATGATGAGGTACTTAAATTTGAgctttattttgtttttctcaGGCAAAGCAATGACTATCTCCTATGGTCACTGCCCACACCAAACTCATGATCAATGCAATCACTATGCAGATAAGATTCTTGGTATCTAGCACAAAATACCTGCCTATCCCAGTAGAGCAAAAGGAGGACGACCCGCCATTTGCTCCAATGCAGATTGTTGTAAGCTCTCTTCCCTCTATACATATTGTTGTACATATGCCGAACCTAGCTCTGTTTATATTCGTGGTCGTGATAAATTCTTATGCATCACTTCAGGTTGTACTTACATAACGTTCGTTTGTTGTTATATCTTATAAGCTGTGCCAGTTATTTGCTTGTGATGTGTTGCATCCAAGTTGGTGGCTTTTCGACCTCTTTTGATCTTCTTGAATACATGTTGGCGTGGAGCCCATGTAATTTCGTCTCTTTCAGTTTGCGCAAGAAACATTAATTCCATGTTGCCACTTCATATGACTCTACACATTTACATATGGGAAGTGGAGAGGTCATGTGAAGCTTGTGACAGATGCCAAGGCAAAGGCTATTGAGTAGAAACACGCTGGCATACTTTTGTATTTTTGCATCCATGTTGCTTAACTTGTCTGTATCTGCATCACTTGTCATTGCCATTTGGAACCTGTTCTTATGCCATATCATCATGCACGGTGTCATTTCTACCACACTTAATCAAGGTTGTTACGGCGGCGTGGCGCGGCGCggcgacccaccaccttcacaatTTTACAGCGACATGACGCGTGGCGTGGCGACGCCATACACACGTGGCGAATACAAACATTATAGTATAGGATATTAGCACAAAAGAtaaatagcaatgtaaatgtagcacaaaagataaatagcaatgtaaatgtagcacaaaagacatagcaatctctcatcaatcatcattcaaagtttcaaatctctcatctctcaaaaGTCATCCAATGCAAACTCATCGAAATCGTTTGAAGCATCCATGTTCTCCGCATTATCTTCAGTAGCATCCATTGGTTTgtcatcaaaatcatcaacatcaacatcatccacaatgatgtcttcttcctctccctcctcctcataATCTTCAACCACTCTTGATATATGTCTTGCACAACGAGCGTAGGTCCTAGGAAGGTTACGACCTCGAAGCTCATGTGATGCACCAATTGCTTCATCAACTTGGTCCCATGTGATGTCCAAAGCACTAGAACATTGAGGTTGGGCCGTTGGATCAACCCATTCATTTTCCCAATCAAAGTCTTCCATAACCAAATGATCATAGCTTTTACCCGCTTCCTCACGGCGTTTTTGGAACCTACTAGTCATTTTCCGATTGTAGGCAACataaaccaaatcattcaatcTTTTATGCTCTAGCCGGTTTCTTTTCTTTGTATGAATCTACAAGCAACCATAAAAGCAAGCAAAGTTAACAAAAATGTATTATTAATTTTGCTAATTGAAATGtgaaacttgagtacttcacttACAAATTCAAAAGTGCTCCAATTACGCTCACAACCAGATGATGAAGCACAAAGACTAACAATACGCTTAGCAAATCTTTGTAAGTCAATAGATCGGCCACCATACGCACGCCACCAATCAACTAAATTGAcaataaacatgcatatattacGGGTTAAACTGTACATAACATGctgtaattaaaatttaaaatcacTTACGAGGGTTCTTTGACTTCATAGTTTGGAGGGCCATACAATTCTTGAAGATGCCTCCACGTTGATCTTCGTAGAGCATGGATTGTTCTTCAATTTTGTTTCGAAGGGTCTCATCTTCCACCATTCGTGCAAGCACATTATTGAAACAACCCCTTAGGTGCCCAACATATTTATCATTCTCTTTTTGGATGTCATAGAATTTTCCTGGGTTCAAAAAGAGGGCAGCACCATAGAGTGGGGTGTCCATTTGCCTATCCCAACGATCCTCAATAATTTGTAAGATATTATTGAGCAAGCTTCTCTTGTTTTCAGTACAGAAGGCAGCCTTTATCCTCTCTTTTGCATGATTCATGAGAGAAGCAACTTCTGGCATGGCAGGCCTCTCATCACCATCAACCACCCTCAACACAATGATAAGTGGTAGAGAAGCTCTAAGGAAATCCTCAACAGAGTTCCAAAATTCCCTAGAAAGCACAATATCATACACTTTTTTCCCGACCTCTGTCTTTGCTAGTTTGCAACTCGTCCAATCATCAGAGGTAAACAGATATCTCAGTGCATCTCTATGCTTGTGCAAACTTTGTAAGGTGAGAAATGTGGTAGCAAACCGAATTGTTGCTGGTCTCACAAGATCCCTACCACCTGTCTTCTCCCTCATTGCACTAAGAAGTCTTCCATGCCTATAGATGAAAGTAGTGACATGACGGGCACGTGAGATAGGCTTCTTGAATGCCTTCAACTTTCCAACATCTTCCAACATAAGATCCAAGCAATGTGCAGCACAAGGTGTCCAATAAAGCGTAGGAAACCTCTCCATGAGAAGCTTGCCCGCTGCCTTATAGTTAGCCCCATTGTCAGTGACAACTTGCACAACTTTATCAACGCCAATGTCGCTTATTCTCTTCTCTAACAAATCAGCTAGCATCACTTGATCATGAACTTCACTTGATGCATCAATCGACTCTAAGAAGAAAGTCCCCTCCGGACTATTGACTAGGAAGTTAATCAAATGGTGCCCTCTCCTATCCGTCCATCCATCTGACATTAATGTGCAACCATATTGCTTCCATGCATCCTTATGCCTCTTCCTCAAATCATCTGTTTCCTTAACAACCTTCTCGAGTAATGGCTCCCTAAGCtcatggtaggtaggaggcttgTACCCAGAACCATATTGTGCAGTGGCCTCTATAGCAATCTCAAATTGCCTAGAATTTGCGGCATTGAATGGTATGCCACACTCATAAAAGAACCTGGTCCACTCCAAGTTGACagcatctctttcttcttttgtcCTCATGCTAGCTTGGATACTGATCTGAGAAGGACCCTTCGAATGTCTTTCTTCGACAACCTCTTTTGGAGTTCTCCTAAGCATTGAACCGACTGACTTTGTGTTAGGCTCTTTTGGTGCTCTGAACTtcaaaaagctggattgtttcCTTTTGGCAGCTGTCCCTGAACTAGGATGCACAATGCTTCTAGAAGCATCTTGGGACTCCTCTGTCACATCAAGcacatcatcatcttctccttgaagctctccatcatcatcaagcagaAGTGGTCTTTTCTTGCCCTTCAAAGCAGCTTGCATCTCCTGAGCAATAGCTGGTGTGGTTTTGGCACACTTCAGAATATCTCCATAACCACCCACAAGATGCTCTTTGAGCCTTGTAATTCCTCCAGTTACAGTTCTATCACACAAGCAACACTGCAAGAGATCTCTATTACCAATAGTCGGCCAAAATGCATATTTCCATCCAGGATCATTTGACCTTCCCGTCTTGCGCTTTGGATCagtctttggatcataatttgatGCGGCGTCCGAGGCCTCCGCACTTCTAGTCCCTTGAGTAGCCATGTTCTGAAAACAAAGTGACAACAACTAAGAATTTCAACAACTAGAGCAATATGCCAATAGCCCAATATGCAATGCAACATCAAGAGCAATATGTCGGCACTTAGCACTTTAATTTTGAATAATATAAATACTGCAATATACATAGTTTATGACTCTCTGTGAAGGTATTTAACTCTTGAATCTTGACTCTCTGTGAAGGTATTTCAATGCACTTGTAGTCTACTAGTCTTGATTGTAGTATTGTATAGATTATTAGTTCAAGGCTTCAAGCACAAAGCTAGTATTGTACATCTATTTGTAGTCTCTCTCTTTGTGAAGTGCACGTGTGATTTGTGAAAGCAGTCAAGGCACAAAGCACAGAGGGGTGCGGCCGACCGGCCAAGCACAGCTAGTGAGCGACATACACATACCGGGGGAGCACGGAGCAGAGAGGGGTGCGGTCGGAAGCGGAGCGACTCCAGGCAGCCACGGGCGGCCTCTGTTCTCCAAGCGGACGGGCAGCCGGAAGGATTCTGCCGCCGGCTCCAGGCGGATGTGGATGTGTACCACTGCAGCGGCTCCCGACGGATGTGGATGTGCAACGGCCCGGAGGACGAGGATGCGCCGGCTCCCGGCGGAGGAGGATGCGCCGGCTCCCGACGAGCGGAGGAAGATGCGCCGGCTTCCAGGGGAGGAAGATGCGCTGTGCCCCGGCGGAGGAAGATGGGCCTGCGCCCCGGTGGGGGAAGATGCGCCTGGCCGCTGGCGGAGGAGGATGCGCCTGACCGCCTGCGCCCCAGCAGAGGAGGATGCGGCGCTACAGCGGAGAACCGGAGATGTATGTGCACCAGGCCGATGTATCATGTATGTGCTAAGGTCTGTTCTGTTCTGGACTCTTCTAATCCTCTCCTTTCAACTTACGGCGCCCACCATATACCACGTGACGCCAACTGATGCCATATCGACGCCATAGCGACTTCATTCCTATGTGGCGGACGCCATAGACTCCGGCGACGTGGCGTCGCCGTGGCGAGGTCCAAAATACCGCCACGCCGCCATAACGACGATATGGCGACGATATGGCGACGCCATGATAAGTATGCACTTAATATACAATTGCTTGCATTGATACTCTATAGAACTAGTAATTTACACAGAAGTAATGTTATTTGCTATGAAATAAAGTTTCTGTAGAGAAACTTAGAGAAATGTGTGCCTCCTGTTCATGGTTGGTTGTCAATGCCATGTGAGGATATAGGGTGCTCACCGGAGCCTATTTTGGCAAGTAGATGGAAGATGGCAACCAAAATCTGTAAACCTAGGACCAGTTTGGTTCATGACTAACTTTCTGGTAATTTAGGCTAGTTGCAGCTTGCCACAAAATCTTGATAAGTGAAATGATTGCCTTGATATGGCAAAGATAGTTAAACAAACTGAGTCTATGATAAGAAAGTGTGGTAAACCGTAATTATGTTGTCCAAAACAGGGAAAAACATAGCAGAGAAGAAAAGGATCTTCCAAGAAAAATAGTTGGCCACAGAGGAACAAGTagcagaagaaaagaaagggatCCTCCAGTGAAATTAGTTGGCAGTGGCTTCAGAGACGCTATTCTCCCCATCCATAAGCATGAGGAAGACAAGACTGCCTAGCATAACAAATAACATCGAGTAACATGGCAAGCGAAACGAGAAACCTAGAGACGTTTCTGGATGACTTGCTTCTCTATTATAAAAGCATGAAGTCCTAAATTTGAAACATTAAGATACAAAAGTCAGCTAGCAGGTCCCACAAGGCAGGGACTCTGACATAGTTGCAAATCACAACCCATGTGGTATACGTGAAAGGTATTTGAATTCACTCATGTTTGTGCTTACACCATAGCCTTTGTCATGCCATCCACCACACATTTAACGGTACCCCTCAGGCCTCCACTTCTTGTATATCGATCGGCATAGAGCCTTCAAAGAATGAATAATCGATGTAGGACTAAAGTCTCTTCTGCTAACAGACATACATAAAACTGGGTTTACTCCAAAAATAGAGACATCTGCGAGACATATATCTACTTTTTTTTGGATATTACCACTTCAAGAGAGCATGGATACCACAACTTTTGAATCATTTCGAGCCTTATTTTAGGAGTAACCGCAGTAATATGCTGAATTTTGTCCATGCATGCTTTGGTGAGTAACCGCAGTAATGTTTTTGCAGGGAAGTATTAAAGGAGATGGCCTAGGTCTTCTTGCTTGGTGGGCAACAGACGAAGAggacggggaggaggtggcagaGGCAGAGCAATAGCAGCATGTTGCTCCAGGGAACTCGTTGTGTAGTTTACGATTTTAGCCTACTTGAATGTTAGGAAATTGTATCTAGCAACAGTAACACGATATTTTAGGATCTAACCCGATTTacatgtttcatatttttcgaGTCATTTGCGTTAAATCTGCTCTAGCACCGTAAGTCATTccctgttgttgctgctgctgcgaccTACAGCCGTCAATTTCACGCAAAACTACCAAAGAAAATGTGGTCAGATTCTTAGAATGTATGTATGTGCTACCCAGAAATTTTCTTAGCATTATCGTGCCAGATATGTAATCTGATATTATGGAGATCTCTCCTTGAAAGGACATACCAGCAGGCCAGCACCATTGAAGTTCACTTCTATGTAGTGCTTGATATTACCCCTGCCAGTAGCTGGGTAAAAGATCTGGGAGTGAAAGCAACATTTGATGTATAGTTTCCTGTGAAGTGTGAACTGGTGGACAAAATGTAATTCCCCCAACTGCAGTTTGTTTTAGGCATGGTCGGTACGTTTTCTGGCGTTGTAATTTAGGGTCCGTTTGGTTGAAGGACGAGGTTTGATATGATAGGATGATCATATTTTTCTGGATAGGATaatctaattttctgtttggttaggaTGATTGCGATGAGAtagttttctgtttagttggtgGGACGAGAGTGAATAGGATAAGCCAATTTTCTGTTTGATCGGTGAGATTAGAGTGGATATGATGATtcatcatatgagaagaatattaatgaattttttctgatttttgagaatttatttgatgcattaaaaattactagaagttataaaaatagttttttttagaattttaattaaatattggctcaagTTTTTTGATCAAACCGATTAAAATAGATTACTAAT from Phragmites australis chromosome 14, lpPhrAust1.1, whole genome shotgun sequence includes these protein-coding regions:
- the LOC133891611 gene encoding uncharacterized protein LOC133891611, with product MVEDETLRNKIEEQSMLYEDQRGGIFKNCMALQTMKSKNPLDWWRAYGGRSIDLQRFAKRIVSLCASSSGCERNWSTFEFIHTKKRNRLEHKRLNDLVYVAYNRKMTSRFQKRREEAGKSYDHLVMEDFDWENEWVDPTAQPQCSSALDITWDQVDEAIGASHELRGRNLPRTYARCARHISRVVEDYEEEGEEEDIIVDDVDVDDFDDKPMDATEDNAENMDASNDFDEFALDDF